A single window of Osmia bicornis bicornis chromosome 14, iOsmBic2.1, whole genome shotgun sequence DNA harbors:
- the LOC114882378 gene encoding uncharacterized protein LOC114882378 — MAADLNKLRRQRAGIKGACTRIKGYVDSNLQITPAVVLKCEERFKKLEKYWSDYSTTQSEIEEMDESECADRVHFENTFYALSADLRRIIDSMSANNRLIVSGSISPATDYLHADHASSVRLPKLNLPSFSGKYEDWFSFHDIFNKIIDGNPSLSNSERFQYLKTSLTGEAADIIDSLEITDENYAVARELLRERYDNVRHIVNAHITAIFELPSMTRENARELRHIADGAAKHVRALRALKRPTDSWDDLLIYILTNKLDSVTRREWQASLTVPELPTLSQFLKFLNHTCGALESAGKNSSTSSQPAPRNQPNIKKHAAHVATIRNKCTFCAGEFFIYFCKEFTKLSVEQRILEMRKRKLCTNCLKSKGHSSEKCTSGACKTCGKKHNTLLHLPTRQPVEPDDAGPSSIESSEDAAAAATVGAVSTVSSYVMLSTAVVYAYDSVGSRKLCRVLLDCGSQANLTSRSFFNLLKLKARMLNVSLAGINHTTTSASQVVQLKVQSRLGAFSTVVSCIVVDRITDRLPSIPMKRNDMVLPSNIKLADPQFYESSDIDVLIGAEVFWQLLCVGQVRSPSDHLTLQKTRLGWILAGRAGDPRPASFP; from the coding sequence ATGGCGGCCGATCTAAACAAATTGCGACGCCAGCGAGCTGGCATTAAAGGCGCGTGCACGCGAATAAAGGGTTACGTTGACTCCAACCTACAAATAACGCCCGCCGTTGTTCTCAAGTGCGAAGAGCGATTTAAGAAACTAGAAAAATACTGGTCGGATTACAGCACGACGCAGTCGGAAATAGAGGAAATGGATGAGTCGGAATGTGCGGATAGAGTTCACTTCGAGAATACCTTCTACGCGTTGTCTGCCGACTTGCGCAGAATAATTGATTCGATGTCCGCGAATAATCGCCTGATCGTTTCGGGATCAATTTCTCCGGCTACCGATTATCTACATGCGGATCATGCGTCTAGTGTGCGTTTGCCAAAGCTGAATTTGCCGTCGTTTTCCGGAAAATACGAAGACTGGTTCTCCTTCCACGACATATTCAACAAAATTATTGACGGTAATCCTTCGCTCAGTAATTCGGAGCGATTTCAATACCTCAAGACGTCTCTCACCGGAGAGGCGGCTGACATAATAGATTCGCTGGAAATAACAGATGAAAACTATGCGGTCGCGCGCGAGCTGTTGCGAGAGCGATACGACAACGTCAGACATATTGTGAATGCGCATATTACAGCGATCTTCGAATTGCCATCGATGACTCGTGAGAACGCTCGCGAACTGCGACATATCGCAGATGGCGCCGCCAAACACGTTCGCGCTTTGCGAGCGTTAAAGCGCCCGACCGATTCTTGGGATGACCttctaatttatattttaacgaACAAATTAGACAGTGTCACGAGGCGCGAGTGGCAGGCTTCTCTGACCGTGCCTGAATTACCCACACTCTCTCAGTTTTTAAAGTTTCTAAACCACACGTGTGGAGCGTTGGAATCAGCTGGAAAAAATTCTTCCACTTCGAGTCAACCTGCTCCGCGCAATCAACCAAATATAAAGAAGCATGCCGCTCACGTGGCTACGATTAGGAACAAATGCACCTTTTGTGCTGGTGAgtttttcatatatttctgcaAGGAATTTACGAAATTGTCTGTCGAGCAGCGAATTCTTGAAATGCGTAAGCGCAAATTGTGCACCAATTGTTTGAAGTCAAAGGGTCATTCCAGCGAGAAATGTACATCGGGCGCCTGCAAGACATGCGGAAAGAAGCACAATACCCTTCTTCACCTCCCAACTAGGCAACCGGTCGAACCTGACGATGCCGGGCCATCGTCGATCGAATCCTCCGAAGATGCGGCGGCCGCTGCCACTGTCGGCGCGGTTTCTACGGTGTCGAGCTACGTCATGTTGTCTACCGCGGTAGTCTACGCGTATGACAGCGTTGGCTCGCGAAAGTTGTGCCGTGTCTTGCTCGATTGCGGCTCCCAAGCAAACCTCACATCTCGCTCCTTTTTCAacctattaaaattaaaggCGCGAATGCTCAATGTATCCTTGGCTGGCATAAATCACACTACGACTTCGGCTAGTCAGGTTGTCCAATTAAAGGTACAGTCGCGTCTTGGTGCGTTTTCAACGGTCGTAAGCTGCATTGTGGTGGATCGAATTACCGACAGGCTCCCAAGTATCCCGATGAAGCGCAACGACATGGTCTTGCCTTCCAATATAAAATTAGCTGATCCTCAATTTTATGAGTCATCCGATATTGACGTTTTAATCGGCGCGGAGGTGTTTTGGCAGCTACTATGCGTGGGTCAGGTCAGGTCCCCTTCGGATCATCTTACTTTGCAGAAGACTCGGCTAGGGTGGATTTTGGCCGGTAGGGCCGGCGATCCTCGACCGGCCTCATTCCCTTAA